Proteins encoded by one window of Candidatus Cloacimonadota bacterium:
- a CDS encoding hybrid sensor histidine kinase/response regulator, which translates to MPINQYMKREKEVIIIIDDQVSICDSCSQVFRKDGFQVDTATDGISGLEKVIKQRPDLVFVDLKMPGISGMEVLEEIANFDPTIVTVVITGYATIDFAVEAVKKGAFDFIPKPFIPDQLRVTTKRALERRRLLLETMSLRREKERMKENFISMVSHQLRTPLVAVQGYFEVILAGIAGDVSAEQKKMLERSKIRIDELIKLIKEWLSFARIDANSLVSELEPVDLIPLIKECLEDIQLVAEQKQIKVQLLGSDASAHVLGNKAALKQVFINLLENGIKYNKVEGSIRVSIKTENNFVNIEISDTGVGISKKDLPFIFEQFYQINKTEGSGLGLAIVKRIIDSHSGSIKVTSEPGEGTDFQIKLPQYHDDKK; encoded by the coding sequence ATGCCAATTAACCAATATATGAAAAGAGAAAAAGAAGTTATTATCATTATTGATGATCAGGTTTCAATTTGTGATTCCTGCAGTCAGGTCTTTCGCAAAGATGGTTTCCAGGTCGATACAGCCACAGATGGAATTTCCGGTTTGGAAAAAGTCATTAAACAGAGACCGGATCTGGTATTCGTTGATCTGAAAATGCCGGGAATCAGCGGCATGGAAGTTCTGGAAGAAATTGCTAATTTTGATCCAACTATTGTAACAGTAGTCATAACCGGTTACGCAACTATAGATTTTGCTGTGGAAGCTGTGAAAAAAGGAGCATTCGATTTTATTCCCAAACCATTCATTCCGGATCAACTCCGAGTAACAACAAAAAGAGCTCTTGAAAGAAGAAGGCTGCTTCTGGAAACGATGAGTTTACGTCGGGAAAAAGAAAGGATGAAGGAAAATTTCATCAGCATGGTTTCTCATCAATTGCGAACTCCACTCGTTGCAGTTCAAGGTTACTTTGAAGTAATTCTGGCAGGAATTGCGGGTGATGTTTCTGCAGAGCAGAAAAAAATGTTAGAGCGTTCAAAGATCAGGATCGATGAATTGATCAAACTGATCAAAGAATGGTTGAGTTTTGCCAGGATAGATGCTAACAGTCTTGTCAGTGAATTGGAACCTGTAGATTTAATCCCTTTAATAAAAGAATGTTTGGAAGATATTCAATTAGTTGCAGAGCAGAAACAAATTAAAGTCCAATTACTCGGAAGTGATGCATCTGCTCATGTTCTGGGAAATAAAGCAGCTCTAAAACAGGTTTTTATAAATCTCTTGGAAAATGGCATTAAATATAATAAAGTCGAAGGTAGCATCCGGGTCTCGATAAAAACTGAAAATAATTTCGTTAATATTGAGATCAGCGATACCGGAGTAGGAATTTCCAAAAAAGACCTGCCTTTTATCTTTGAACAATTTTACCAGATAAACAAAACCGAAGGTTCGGGATTAGGTCTGGCGATCGTGAAAAGAATAATCGATTCTCATTCTGGTTCGATCAAAGTTACAAGTGAACCCGGAGAAGGGACTGATTTTCAGATAAAATTACCACAATATCATGATGACAAAAAATAA